In a genomic window of Deinococcus ruber:
- a CDS encoding SPOR domain-containing protein: MKRRWPDLLIVLLVLLLLLGFASLLLGKNPASVSGNSAGQSPSVETEPTPSTPSTSTQPSGNQSTAAATPPATTTTTTPPTTSATPAPSGQPTASAPSTAATTPATGSDQSQSAGDQTSGSATVPTIPAGPIGTDTSTNNTPPAAATPTTPSSTPAATPSTTPPAATTTTPTLTPRAGGSVSTSEARVPTRNDYRISLGTFSSEAAVQAATAGVSRLGYTVYPITVTSGAVAQVGPFATREQANQALADIQRAMPSALLYPPRNAPASDSSSSSTSSNTSSAASTSQSSTPAPSAPAAAPDGPVYLQVGAYNTVDAAQATVSKMRDLGYDPTVNAPAGRKVTVLVGPFRGDALLRTERRLDANGQDHFRVR; encoded by the coding sequence GTGAAACGCCGCTGGCCCGATCTGCTGATCGTTCTGCTGGTGCTGTTGCTGCTGCTGGGCTTCGCTTCGCTGCTGCTGGGCAAAAACCCTGCCAGCGTGTCTGGAAACAGTGCCGGGCAGTCGCCGTCTGTCGAAACCGAGCCGACACCGAGCACGCCTAGTACATCCACTCAGCCGAGCGGTAATCAGTCCACTGCCGCTGCGACTCCGCCCGCAACGACGACAACCACGACCCCGCCGACCACCTCGGCCACGCCTGCGCCTTCGGGCCAGCCGACTGCCTCCGCGCCATCTACGGCGGCCACCACGCCTGCGACAGGCAGCGACCAGAGTCAGAGTGCGGGCGATCAGACGTCCGGTTCTGCCACTGTCCCGACGATTCCAGCCGGGCCAATCGGCACCGATACCAGCACCAACAACACGCCGCCCGCCGCTGCCACGCCCACCACGCCCAGTTCCACCCCTGCGGCCACGCCGTCCACCACGCCCCCTGCCGCTACCACCACAACGCCCACCCTGACGCCGCGTGCAGGCGGCTCTGTCTCGACCTCCGAGGCACGTGTGCCAACTCGCAACGACTACCGCATCAGCCTGGGAACCTTCAGCAGTGAGGCGGCGGTGCAGGCGGCGACAGCGGGCGTCAGCCGTCTGGGTTACACCGTTTACCCGATCACGGTTACCAGCGGCGCAGTGGCTCAGGTCGGGCCGTTTGCCACCCGCGAGCAGGCCAATCAGGCACTTGCCGACATTCAGCGGGCCATGCCCAGTGCGCTGCTGTATCCGCCGCGCAATGCTCCCGCAAGTGACAGCAGCAGCAGTTCCACGTCGTCCAACACCTCCAGCGCAGCTTCGACCAGCCAGAGCAGCACGCCTGCTCCAAGCGCTCCGGCTGCCGCCCCAGACGGCCCGGTGTATCTCCAGGTGGGCGCGTATAACACCGTCGATGCTGCTCAGGCCACCGTCAGCAAGATGCGCGACCTGGGGTACGATCCCACCGTCAATGCTCCGGCGGGCCGCAAGGTCACGGTGCTGGTTGGGCCATTCCGTGGCGACGCGCTGCTGCGTACCGAGCGCCGCCTCGATGCCAACGGGCAGGATCACTTCCGGGTTCGTTGA
- a CDS encoding redox-sensing transcriptional repressor Rex produces the protein MSSQDIPTAAISRLVIYLRILEALEAAEISRTSSSDLAERAQVTAFQVRKDLAYFGRFGTRGMGYTVPLLKRELMRVLGLNRTWNVVIMGMGRLGQAVANYPGASDYQFGYVGLFDIDPELVGREIRGLKVQHADELKGFVQTRPVDLGFLAVPPEHAQAAAQTLVSAGIRGILNFAPTMIQPRLIPGSSEVESEWKAVSVENVDFLAGMKRLAFYTLNPHLRPSELKPSELSSTELEA, from the coding sequence GTGAGCAGCCAGGACATTCCCACCGCCGCCATCTCCCGCCTGGTCATCTATCTGCGAATTCTGGAGGCGCTGGAAGCTGCCGAAATCTCGCGCACCAGCAGCAGCGATCTGGCCGAGCGTGCCCAGGTGACGGCGTTTCAGGTTCGCAAGGATCTGGCGTACTTCGGGCGCTTCGGCACGCGTGGAATGGGGTATACCGTGCCCCTCCTGAAGCGTGAACTGATGCGGGTGCTGGGCCTGAACCGTACCTGGAACGTGGTGATTATGGGGATGGGGCGGCTGGGTCAGGCCGTTGCCAATTATCCGGGCGCCAGTGATTATCAGTTCGGATACGTGGGCCTGTTCGATATCGACCCTGAGCTGGTCGGGCGCGAGATTCGTGGGCTGAAAGTCCAGCATGCCGACGAACTGAAAGGCTTCGTGCAGACGAGACCGGTTGATCTGGGCTTTCTGGCAGTTCCACCCGAACACGCGCAGGCTGCCGCACAGACCCTGGTGTCGGCGGGCATCCGGGGCATCCTGAACTTCGCGCCCACCATGATCCAGCCGCGCCTGATTCCCGGGAGCAGCGAAGTGGAGAGCGAGTGGAAAGCCGTCAGTGTCGAGAACGTGGATTTTCTGGCGGGCATGAAGCGGCTGGCCTTCTACACTTTGAATCCGCACCTACGTCCCAGCGAACTGAAACCGAGCGAACTCAGCAGTACCGAATTGGAGGCATGA
- a CDS encoding beta strand repeat-containing protein: protein MLRTPLLWTLTGVLVACGGTGGTPAATNQPPEVSVKLSDGSSISTSTYLSASEKLTVSASDVDGSVSKVGWVLDTGTPAEKSGQFSGTDVKGKITLSLSGLSSGTHTLNLTVTDNQGSTGSSSVSFKVDAEAPQISTVTVNGTAVTEGQALTFNAGDVATLKVVASDLRGGGDTSASPAGIAVYVGDTLARTLTSPATLDLAALVGSSTSVNTIKLVGLDTAGNTSATRTFTVQFAAAATGGTTSTPVLNWLTPSGDFVRGNGVVALKATAFKDGVDVSSQVTYTASCGTISGANWTLGSDCADGSKQTITATVVSGGKSYSIVKTVAVDSSDPSVQITSPQQGQSFTSNPISVGVTASDAGSGIDHIDVLANGTVVGSVSSGQGSVVWAPQNGTYTLTANVYDRVGRTSTTTLSNIKVQLTSTDNAAPSVSAFTLPSTVQHKTVTATVAVTDPSPSSGIAKVELLEGSTSLGVQTTGVNGTYTFSLDTSKLSDGAHTLRAVVTDNVGLSAEKTGTLTTDNTAPVITWQSPRDGAVVGKTVTLNATTSEGTVSYTVDGVAATGTQVALSDGAHTLAATATDAAGNTTTTSVNITADGTAPTATILSPIAGSTISQTPVSVQVSASDALSGVDHIDVSVNGTVIGTVSGAQGTVTWGPSNGTYTINALAYDKAGNVSAPVKSAVTIATPAPVVAPQPVININSTAAQPYTGALNVGVAGNFDSRSTVSKLLLQIVDASGATDNTSYVSNQPSASFSVDTTKYPDGDLTLQAIALTAEGLQGKSLVQTVKIQNISSPIIAVTAPTDGSTFNGATMPVQISITKRNTGFTILGNQLVVDLLDYRGQSVGTKTITGIQDNASGNYSTSFDVAALPADVYTIRVSTPVQLTGGTAQTVVTSSKVTTSSSSVNPPAAIIRLPVTLGNGNRPSLTSSSGFLVNVSDNTGVDYVQVRLVRPDGTPLNSYLLNEGFIVKPLYADIVLPSLDIDGSQYVPDGPYMLRVTVADVEGNRNIQEVPVNVDRNAATNTFSQSVTTTPGTPDTTPGKFTYTSATWTLTGVTNASRVVEVFNKSGTITTNVLPQVQGNQTAAIQFGAEGTYSVDWIVEDLTTGAVRYIYGTVVTVVKNPT from the coding sequence TTGTTACGTACCCCCCTCCTCTGGACCCTTACCGGCGTTCTGGTGGCCTGTGGTGGGACCGGTGGGACGCCAGCCGCAACGAATCAACCGCCCGAAGTCAGCGTCAAGCTCTCAGACGGCTCTTCTATTTCGACCAGTACGTATCTGTCGGCCTCCGAGAAGCTGACGGTCAGCGCTTCGGATGTGGACGGCAGCGTCAGCAAGGTCGGCTGGGTACTTGACACCGGAACTCCTGCTGAAAAAAGCGGCCAGTTTTCCGGCACCGATGTCAAGGGCAAAATTACGCTGTCGCTGTCGGGCCTGAGCAGCGGTACGCATACTCTGAATCTGACGGTGACCGACAATCAGGGCAGCACCGGTAGCAGTTCGGTTTCCTTCAAGGTAGATGCCGAAGCGCCTCAGATCTCGACTGTGACTGTCAACGGCACAGCCGTCACGGAAGGCCAGGCTCTGACATTCAATGCTGGAGACGTTGCCACGCTGAAAGTCGTTGCGTCTGATCTGCGGGGCGGCGGCGACACTTCGGCGTCTCCGGCTGGTATTGCGGTTTATGTCGGCGATACCCTTGCCAGAACCTTGACATCTCCGGCCACTCTCGATCTGGCCGCTCTGGTGGGCAGCAGCACCTCGGTAAACACCATCAAACTCGTCGGTTTGGATACGGCGGGCAACACCAGCGCAACGCGTACCTTCACGGTTCAGTTTGCGGCTGCGGCCACAGGTGGAACGACCTCGACCCCTGTGCTGAACTGGCTGACTCCATCCGGCGATTTTGTGCGCGGCAATGGCGTGGTTGCCCTGAAAGCCACCGCCTTCAAGGACGGCGTGGATGTCAGCTCACAGGTCACGTATACCGCCTCCTGCGGCACCATCAGCGGCGCAAACTGGACGCTGGGCAGCGACTGTGCCGATGGCAGCAAACAGACGATCACGGCCACAGTGGTGAGCGGCGGTAAGTCTTACAGCATCGTCAAGACCGTCGCCGTCGATTCCTCTGATCCTTCTGTGCAGATCACCAGCCCGCAGCAGGGCCAGAGTTTCACCAGCAATCCGATCAGCGTGGGTGTGACTGCCAGCGACGCCGGAAGCGGCATTGACCATATCGATGTCCTTGCTAACGGCACAGTGGTGGGGTCGGTCAGCAGTGGCCAGGGATCGGTCGTGTGGGCACCGCAGAACGGCACGTACACCCTGACGGCCAATGTTTACGACAGGGTGGGCCGTACCTCAACCACCACCCTGAGCAATATCAAGGTGCAGTTGACCAGTACGGACAATGCCGCGCCCAGCGTGAGTGCCTTCACCTTGCCCAGCACCGTGCAGCACAAAACCGTGACGGCGACGGTGGCCGTTACAGATCCGAGCCCGAGCAGCGGAATTGCCAAGGTGGAGCTGCTGGAAGGCAGTACCAGCCTGGGGGTGCAGACGACAGGCGTCAACGGCACATACACCTTCAGTCTGGATACCAGCAAGCTGAGCGACGGCGCACACACGTTGCGGGCGGTCGTGACCGACAACGTGGGACTGAGTGCCGAGAAGACCGGCACGCTGACGACCGACAACACCGCGCCGGTGATTACCTGGCAGAGTCCGCGTGACGGCGCGGTGGTGGGAAAGACCGTGACGCTGAATGCCACCACCAGCGAAGGCACGGTCAGCTACACGGTCGACGGTGTGGCGGCGACGGGGACGCAGGTTGCGCTGAGCGACGGGGCACACACGTTGGCGGCCACGGCGACCGACGCGGCTGGGAATACCACCACCACCAGCGTGAACATCACCGCAGACGGCACCGCGCCAACCGCCACCATTCTTTCGCCCATCGCTGGCAGCACGATCAGTCAGACGCCCGTTTCGGTGCAGGTAAGTGCCAGCGACGCACTCAGCGGAGTCGACCACATCGATGTAAGCGTGAACGGCACCGTGATCGGCACGGTCAGTGGCGCACAGGGCACGGTGACGTGGGGGCCGAGCAACGGGACGTACACTATCAATGCACTTGCCTACGATAAGGCTGGAAACGTCAGCGCTCCGGTCAAGAGCGCGGTGACGATTGCAACGCCTGCGCCTGTTGTAGCTCCGCAGCCGGTCATCAATATCAACAGCACTGCCGCACAGCCCTACACAGGGGCGCTGAATGTTGGCGTCGCAGGGAATTTCGATTCGCGGAGCACGGTTTCCAAGCTGCTGCTTCAGATTGTTGATGCCAGCGGTGCAACAGATAACACCAGCTATGTCAGCAACCAGCCAAGCGCTTCATTCAGTGTCGATACAACCAAATATCCAGACGGCGATCTGACGCTTCAGGCCATTGCACTGACTGCCGAGGGTCTTCAGGGTAAATCGCTCGTCCAGACCGTTAAGATTCAGAATATTTCTTCACCGATCATCGCCGTAACAGCTCCGACAGACGGCTCGACCTTTAATGGTGCGACCATGCCTGTGCAGATTAGTATTACCAAGCGCAATACTGGCTTTACGATTCTGGGCAATCAGCTCGTTGTGGATTTACTTGATTACAGAGGTCAGTCAGTAGGTACCAAAACGATTACCGGTATCCAGGACAATGCGAGCGGCAACTATAGTACGAGTTTCGATGTGGCTGCACTTCCAGCGGATGTGTATACGATTCGTGTATCTACCCCTGTTCAGTTAACCGGGGGTACTGCTCAGACTGTTGTTACGAGTAGCAAGGTTACTACTTCTTCGTCCAGTGTCAATCCGCCAGCCGCCATTATCCGCTTACCTGTTACCCTTGGCAATGGAAATCGTCCAAGTCTGACGAGTTCGTCGGGGTTCTTGGTGAACGTTAGCGATAATACTGGAGTCGACTACGTGCAGGTTCGTCTCGTCAGGCCGGACGGCACACCTCTGAACTCGTACCTGCTGAACGAGGGATTCATTGTAAAACCTCTGTACGCTGACATTGTTCTGCCCTCGCTTGATATTGACGGATCGCAGTATGTTCCTGATGGGCCGTATATGCTGCGTGTAACCGTAGCAGATGTCGAAGGCAATAGAAATATTCAGGAAGTGCCTGTCAATGTTGACCGGAATGCTGCGACCAACACTTTTTCACAGTCGGTCACAACAACACCGGGCACGCCGGATACAACTCCTGGGAAGTTTACCTATACCTCGGCGACCTGGACATTGACAGGCGTTACGAACGCGTCACGTGTGGTCGAGGTATTCAACAAGAGTGGTACGATCACGACGAATGTTCTGCCACAGGTACAGGGCAACCAGACAGCTGCAATTCAGTTCGGCGCTGAAGGAACATACAGCGTGGATTGGATTGTCGAAGACCTGACAACAGGAGCGGTTCGGTATATTTACGGCACTGTCGTTACTGTCGTAAAAAACCCGACCTGA
- a CDS encoding cyclic-di-AMP receptor, whose translation MKLVMAVIQDADAATLMRALSDNAFDVTKLASTGGFLREGNTTMMIGVQDDRLDALKALVRQTCRARTRLVTPGVPMGEQGEGLVTEPLEVPVGGAVMFVLGVDEFVKV comes from the coding sequence ATGAAGCTTGTGATGGCGGTCATTCAGGATGCCGACGCGGCCACGCTGATGCGTGCGCTGTCCGACAACGCCTTCGATGTCACCAAACTGGCCTCGACTGGCGGCTTTTTGCGCGAAGGAAACACCACCATGATGATCGGTGTGCAGGACGACCGGCTCGATGCCCTGAAGGCGCTGGTGCGCCAGACGTGCCGTGCCCGCACGCGGCTGGTGACGCCCGGTGTGCCGATGGGAGAACAGGGGGAAGGACTCGTGACAGAGCCGCTGGAAGTGCCGGTGGGCGGCGCGGTGATGTTTGTGCTGGGCGTCGATGAATTCGTGAAGGTCTAA
- a CDS encoding M20/M25/M40 family metallo-hydrolase produces the protein MNLDFLKALLTAAAPSGCEARASAIWTQEAQGFADHVHEDHYGNVYAEINPPAAGTDSQPIVLMGHIDEIGLMVSHIDDKGMLAFMGVGGWDPQVLVGQRIRLLADEGDILGVIGKKAIHVMEGDERSKASKLEDLWIDTALDVEEVKRRISVGTVGVIEQPPLEVNGHLISKALDNRAGAFVVLEALRAMKAAGVTRHVVAVGTSQEEIGCFGAQVSGYRLNPSAGVVVDVTHETNQPGVNEKKYGVVPFGSGANLAVGSMVNPVILRQMKAVAAKTGVAYTLSANPRYTGTDNDTLALVRTGVPAAVVSIPNRYMHSPNEMVRLSDVQACIDIIAGWVGSLDGEQDYTRR, from the coding sequence GTGAATCTCGATTTTCTGAAGGCCCTCCTCACCGCCGCCGCTCCCAGTGGTTGCGAAGCCCGCGCGTCTGCCATCTGGACACAGGAAGCCCAGGGCTTTGCCGACCACGTTCACGAAGATCACTACGGCAACGTGTACGCCGAGATCAATCCGCCCGCAGCGGGCACAGACAGCCAGCCGATTGTGCTGATGGGCCACATCGACGAGATCGGGCTGATGGTGTCGCATATCGACGATAAGGGCATGCTGGCGTTTATGGGCGTCGGCGGCTGGGATCCGCAGGTGCTGGTCGGGCAGCGCATTCGGCTGCTGGCCGATGAGGGTGACATTCTGGGCGTGATCGGGAAGAAGGCGATTCACGTCATGGAAGGCGACGAGCGCAGCAAGGCCAGCAAGCTCGAAGACCTGTGGATCGACACTGCCCTCGATGTCGAGGAAGTCAAACGCCGCATTTCGGTGGGCACGGTGGGCGTGATCGAGCAGCCGCCGCTGGAAGTGAACGGCCACCTGATCAGCAAGGCGCTCGACAACCGCGCCGGAGCCTTCGTGGTGCTGGAAGCGCTGCGGGCCATGAAAGCAGCGGGCGTGACACGCCACGTGGTCGCGGTGGGCACCTCGCAGGAGGAAATCGGCTGCTTCGGCGCACAGGTCAGCGGCTACCGCCTGAATCCGTCGGCGGGCGTGGTCGTAGACGTGACGCACGAAACCAACCAGCCGGGCGTGAACGAGAAGAAATACGGCGTGGTGCCGTTCGGCAGCGGCGCAAATCTGGCCGTCGGCTCGATGGTCAATCCGGTCATTCTGCGCCAGATGAAGGCAGTGGCCGCCAAGACCGGGGTTGCATACACCCTCTCGGCCAACCCGCGCTACACCGGCACCGACAACGACACCCTGGCGTTGGTGCGTACGGGTGTGCCTGCGGCGGTGGTCAGCATTCCCAACCGCTACATGCACTCCCCCAACGAAATGGTTCGCCTGTCAGACGTGCAGGCGTGCATCGACATCATCGCGGGCTGGGTCGGCAGCCTGGACGGCGAGCAGGACTACACCCGCAGATAA
- a CDS encoding adenosylcobinamide-GDP ribazoletransferase, with protein sequence MPSGFRTSVLRPALLALTFLTTFPFPPIMEIRDGEFARASGFYPLAGWAVGGLVAALLWLPLPIPAGVKAALVLAAWLAATGLLHFDGLVDSADAVFAMKSPEKRLEILRDVHVGAFGLATGGLTLLVWWSLLASARPTDALLAAVAARTVLLAPMNAFPAARVESIGARSREGNWMLAVLLAAPALLLPGGPLAFVAALLAALLVARFCASRLGGGINGDVYGACVTVAELSVLLALQWGR encoded by the coding sequence ATGCCTTCCGGGTTCCGTACTTCTGTCCTTCGCCCCGCGCTGCTGGCCCTCACCTTCCTGACGACCTTTCCGTTCCCGCCGATCATGGAGATTCGTGACGGCGAGTTTGCGCGGGCGAGCGGGTTCTATCCGCTGGCGGGCTGGGCGGTGGGCGGGCTGGTGGCGGCGCTGCTGTGGCTGCCGCTGCCCATTCCGGCGGGTGTGAAGGCGGCGCTGGTGCTCGCTGCGTGGCTGGCGGCCACCGGACTGCTGCATTTCGATGGGCTGGTGGACAGTGCCGACGCGGTGTTTGCCATGAAATCGCCGGAAAAGCGCCTGGAAATTCTGCGCGACGTGCATGTTGGAGCTTTCGGACTGGCGACGGGCGGGCTGACGCTGCTGGTGTGGTGGAGCCTGCTGGCCTCGGCCCGCCCCACCGATGCGCTGCTGGCGGCAGTGGCGGCCCGAACCGTGCTGCTGGCCCCCATGAACGCGTTTCCGGCGGCGCGGGTGGAAAGCATCGGGGCACGTTCACGCGAGGGAAACTGGATGCTGGCGGTACTGCTGGCTGCCCCCGCGCTGCTGTTGCCGGGTGGCCCGCTGGCGTTCGTGGCGGCACTGCTCGCCGCGCTGCTGGTGGCCCGCTTCTGCGCCTCGCGGCTGGGCGGCGGCATCAACGGCGACGTATACGGCGCGTGCGTGACGGTGGCCGAGTTGAGCGTGCTGCTGGCGCTCCAGTGGGGCCGCTGA
- a CDS encoding histidine phosphatase family protein, whose translation MGPLSVQPSGLLDLYLIRHAQTAPNAERRYPAAGEDAPLSEQGRRQAAALRLPLADVVYASPTLRAVQTAEGAGFAVDVQTAALLEAAFGSMHGRTWAELEAEYGAAPASWIRALSDPDSHAGPPGGESGAAFHGRVRVWLETLPDSGTVLAFSHLGTVLAALRLTVGLRAAELPPCSVAHLRHSGGAWWLVSLRPGPEPLR comes from the coding sequence GTGGGGCCGCTGAGCGTGCAGCCGTCTGGCCTGCTCGACCTGTACCTGATCCGCCACGCCCAGACCGCGCCCAATGCCGAGCGGCGCTATCCGGCGGCAGGCGAGGACGCGCCTTTGAGCGAGCAGGGAAGACGGCAGGCGGCGGCGCTACGGCTTCCGCTGGCAGACGTGGTGTACGCCTCGCCCACGCTGCGGGCCGTGCAGACCGCCGAAGGTGCCGGATTCGCGGTAGACGTGCAGACGGCGGCCCTGCTGGAAGCGGCGTTCGGCAGCATGCATGGGCGCACCTGGGCCGAACTGGAGGCCGAGTACGGCGCGGCCCCGGCGAGCTGGATTCGCGCCCTGAGCGACCCCGACAGCCACGCGGGGCCGCCCGGCGGCGAGAGCGGCGCGGCCTTTCACGGGCGGGTGCGCGTCTGGCTGGAGACGTTGCCTGACAGCGGCACGGTGCTGGCGTTCTCGCATCTGGGCACGGTGCTGGCGGCGCTGCGCCTGACAGTGGGGCTGCGGGCCGCCGAACTGCCGCCGTGCAGTGTGGCGCATCTGCGGCACTCGGGCGGCGCGTGGTGGCTGGTCAGCCTGCGCCCCGGCCCTGAACCGCTGCGCTGA
- a CDS encoding ABC transporter substrate-binding protein, with the protein MKTNLSRLISLLLLSGVAHATTYPLTITDDLGRSITLLREPKRIVAMLPSHTETLFAIGAGGKLVGIDSYSNFPKAETDRLPKVGSGYQPNIEAIVALKPDLVLADESGSSRLTEKLVKAGLTVYGGTAQTYTEVFDKIAVLGRLTNHEAGATRLITTMRNDMNAVAARLAGAAQVSVYDEIDPTPYSVGPNSFIGVLLSRAGGRNIIPGGLGDFPRISPELVVKANPSVMIGLSLKDAQARPGWNTLSAVAAGRVFQPTPEENDALSRPGPRLAVALRALAKFLHPERF; encoded by the coding sequence ATGAAAACGAATCTCTCCAGACTGATTTCACTGCTGCTGCTCTCCGGCGTTGCCCACGCCACCACCTACCCGCTGACCATCACTGACGATCTGGGGCGCAGCATTACGCTGCTGCGCGAGCCGAAGCGCATCGTGGCGATGCTGCCCAGCCACACCGAGACGCTGTTCGCCATCGGAGCGGGCGGCAAACTGGTGGGCATCGACAGTTACAGCAATTTCCCCAAGGCCGAAACCGACCGGCTTCCCAAGGTGGGCAGCGGCTATCAACCCAACATCGAGGCGATTGTGGCGCTGAAACCCGATCTGGTGCTGGCCGACGAATCGGGAAGCTCGCGCCTGACCGAGAAGCTGGTAAAGGCGGGCCTGACGGTGTACGGCGGCACCGCCCAGACGTATACCGAGGTCTTCGACAAGATCGCGGTGCTGGGCCGCCTGACCAACCACGAGGCCGGAGCCACCCGCCTGATCACCACCATGCGGAACGATATGAACGCCGTGGCCGCCCGGCTGGCAGGCGCGGCGCAGGTCAGCGTATACGACGAGATCGACCCCACGCCCTACAGCGTCGGCCCGAACAGCTTTATCGGCGTGCTGCTGAGCAGAGCGGGTGGCCGCAACATCATTCCCGGCGGGTTGGGCGACTTTCCGCGCATTTCACCGGAACTCGTGGTCAAGGCCAACCCCAGCGTGATGATCGGCCTGAGCCTGAAAGACGCCCAGGCGCGGCCCGGCTGGAATACCCTGAGTGCGGTCGCGGCGGGCCGGGTCTTTCAGCCGACCCCGGAAGAAAACGACGCGCTCTCACGGCCTGGCCCCCGGCTAGCGGTGGCGCTGCGTGCCCTGGCCAAATTTCTGCACCCCGAGAGGTTCTGA
- the cobO gene encoding cob(I)yrinic acid a,c-diamide adenosyltransferase, with protein MTDEADNAAAPEDATTPPDDTAARREQAMRELTAARDSHQKREDISKGRRGLVIVNTGNGKGKTTAALGLMLRAHGRGLRVKMFQFLKHESAKFGEHRTLDALGIAYQGLGDGFTWRSRDLENTASLAQHGWELASAAILSGEYDLVVLDEFTYPLTYGWVAWADVQATLQARDPLMHVVITGRDALPELIALADTVSEVQPLKHAYDAGIGAQRGVEY; from the coding sequence ATGACCGATGAAGCCGACAACGCTGCCGCCCCCGAAGACGCCACCACCCCACCGGACGACACCGCCGCCCGCCGCGAACAGGCCATGCGCGAGCTGACCGCCGCCAGAGACAGCCACCAGAAGCGCGAGGACATCAGCAAGGGGCGGCGCGGTCTGGTGATCGTGAATACCGGCAACGGCAAGGGCAAGACCACCGCCGCGCTCGGCCTGATGCTGCGGGCGCACGGGCGGGGGCTGCGAGTCAAGATGTTCCAGTTTCTGAAGCACGAGAGCGCCAAATTTGGGGAACACCGCACGCTCGACGCGCTGGGCATCGCGTATCAGGGGCTGGGCGACGGGTTCACCTGGCGTTCCCGCGACCTGGAGAACACCGCCAGCCTCGCGCAGCACGGCTGGGAACTCGCCAGCGCCGCCATCCTGAGCGGTGAGTACGATCTGGTGGTGCTCGACGAGTTCACGTATCCGCTCACGTATGGCTGGGTGGCCTGGGCCGACGTGCAGGCCACCTTGCAGGCCCGCGACCCCCTGATGCACGTGGTCATCACCGGGCGTGACGCCCTGCCGGAACTGATCGCCCTTGCCGACACCGTCAGCGAGGTGCAGCCGCTGAAGCACGCCTACGACGCGGGCATCGGAGCGCAGCGGGGCGTGGAGTACTGA